One genomic window of Nakamurella panacisegetis includes the following:
- a CDS encoding amylo-alpha-1,6-glucosidase, with product MTEIPMRPHEPESGHPTFSLDEIPFSRYGSWLDISPVVGLHRFAEDLHLVTHQTGMHAILSLVPQVDGERVETVWEADPATLTWRHAEGQIDAAFETTDTVRLRGRGLALKVVAAEPALTPFSGPYFFRDPIDGSLVYTHYQSGRRYRITTLSGRLTVVGDQALGTAERGAVIEPADSGSWEIAVEEFETSRRPYVSGGSFALVEDAVRAEFTKFLADVAPWRTQRTPAADLAAYVLWSATVNPAGFLQRPSVLMSKHWMDKVWSWDHCFNAVALAGGRPELALDQFLTPFDHQDPRGALPDSVAHSERLYNFVKPPIHGWALRTLRRHLAQDLDVQALTDIYWKLAFWARFWLDARRAPDRELPHYQHGNDSGWDNATTFDPARVLETADLAGFLVQTLSTLAELATELGLVADSEEWSVLADAIQQAMIDHLWDGSGFGARNPNTGEITRCASLLNLLPITLGARLPAQIADRLADGIKVHLTEWGVSTEPPNSPHYEPDGYWRGPIWAPSTVLVENGLRRAGHVGLADDISDRFRRLCEKSGFAENFDALTGAGLRDRAYTWTASAYLILAAEHEDRMRLAVPDSAEVVA from the coding sequence ATGACGGAGATTCCCATGCGCCCGCACGAACCAGAATCCGGCCACCCCACGTTCTCGCTCGACGAGATTCCCTTCTCCCGATACGGATCGTGGCTGGACATCTCGCCCGTGGTCGGCCTGCATCGGTTTGCCGAGGACCTCCATCTGGTCACGCACCAGACCGGTATGCACGCGATCCTGTCGCTGGTCCCCCAGGTCGACGGCGAGCGCGTCGAGACTGTCTGGGAGGCCGATCCGGCCACGCTGACCTGGCGGCACGCGGAAGGGCAGATCGATGCCGCGTTCGAAACGACCGACACCGTGCGCCTGCGCGGCCGCGGCCTGGCCCTGAAGGTGGTCGCCGCGGAACCGGCTCTGACCCCGTTCAGCGGACCCTACTTCTTCCGCGACCCGATTGACGGATCGTTGGTCTACACGCACTACCAGTCGGGGCGCCGCTATCGGATCACAACGTTGTCCGGCCGCCTCACGGTGGTCGGTGACCAGGCCCTGGGGACCGCCGAGCGCGGGGCGGTGATCGAGCCGGCCGATTCCGGCTCCTGGGAGATCGCCGTCGAAGAATTCGAGACCTCGCGTCGGCCATACGTTTCCGGCGGCAGCTTCGCTCTGGTCGAGGACGCGGTCCGAGCCGAGTTCACCAAGTTCTTGGCCGATGTGGCGCCGTGGCGGACCCAACGGACCCCCGCCGCGGACCTGGCGGCGTACGTCCTGTGGTCGGCCACGGTCAACCCGGCCGGGTTCCTGCAGCGACCGTCGGTGCTGATGAGCAAACACTGGATGGACAAGGTGTGGAGCTGGGACCACTGCTTCAACGCGGTGGCCCTGGCGGGCGGCCGGCCCGAGCTGGCGCTCGATCAGTTCCTCACCCCGTTCGACCATCAGGATCCCCGCGGTGCGTTGCCGGACTCGGTTGCCCACTCCGAGCGGCTCTACAACTTCGTCAAGCCACCCATTCACGGCTGGGCCCTCCGGACTCTGCGTCGTCACCTGGCACAGGATCTCGACGTCCAGGCCCTGACCGACATCTACTGGAAGCTGGCCTTCTGGGCCCGCTTCTGGCTCGACGCGCGTCGGGCGCCCGACCGCGAACTGCCGCATTACCAGCACGGGAACGACAGTGGCTGGGACAACGCCACCACGTTCGACCCGGCGCGTGTCCTGGAAACCGCCGACCTGGCCGGGTTCCTGGTCCAGACGCTGTCCACCCTGGCCGAACTGGCCACCGAACTCGGCCTGGTGGCCGACAGCGAGGAGTGGTCGGTCCTGGCCGACGCCATCCAGCAGGCCATGATCGATCACCTGTGGGACGGGTCGGGTTTCGGTGCCCGGAACCCGAACACGGGCGAGATCACCCGGTGCGCAAGCCTGTTGAACCTGCTACCAATCACCCTCGGTGCCCGGCTTCCCGCGCAGATCGCCGACCGGCTGGCCGACGGCATCAAGGTTCACCTGACCGAATGGGGCGTGTCCACCGAGCCGCCCAACTCCCCGCACTACGAGCCGGACGGGTACTGGCGGGGCCCGATCTGGGCGCCGTCCACGGTATTGGTGGAGAACGGCCTGCGCCGGGCCGGGCACGTCGGCCTGGCCGACGACATCAGTGACCGATTCCGCCGACTGTGCGAGAAGTCCGGCTTCGCCGAGAACTTCGACGCGCTGACCGGCGCCGGCCTGCGCGACCGGGCCTACACCTGGACTGCGAGCGCCTACCTCATTCTGGCCGCCGAACACGAGGACCGCATGCGCCTCGCCGTCCCGGATTCGGCCGAGGTCGTCGCCTGA
- a CDS encoding LamG-like jellyroll fold domain-containing protein, which translates to MTRALLKSNGRARTAAALVACTVVAFGATVLAPNAFADPAPVSASNTIVVHADSAFRPVTHVASGSLYGLADATTPADSLVQAIKPSEFVMKPIGGTQQATGDIGVTWQKAAAAGAKVVDRLSDYYPGWPYQFSWSNWDSVVTNEIAKVKATGMTNLAAWAPWNEPDGTWLSSNGTFEDFWVHTYRLIRSLDPTTPIQGPSFSDNINDMENFLTVAKATNTMPDILAWHELIRSSKIAGDVATVEALEDKLGIARLPIDIEEYATTAEVGIPGSLVGYIAKFERLGIRNAELPFWNRSGQLGDLLTGDGATPNGAYWMYKWYADMSGNMVTTTPPGNNNFDAAASLTADAKELDVITGGTTGPAAVNITGLNATALGSSVDVKLEVSPTYGRTTGVNGPITVSETTYQVGADGSITVPIVMNPAYGYHVVVTPAKASTPTLTGGYTFTNVNSGLAMDLGSPAAPVDQTALDSTKATQVWKLVDAGAGLYKIVNNSTGQYLTVQNGASGNGAPAATSADDGSNNYLWQAVPDGKGNYRLTNFGSGYVLAVTGMSKAGGAQVVQWTDGSSTSACTAAGARAAGKIGSGSLNFCNTSAYVSLPTGVVSSLTGDYTVSTWVNPASNTSWQRVFDIGSSSNASMFLTISDGTELRYAITTSGGGGEQRLNSSTKLLPLNQWSLVTITVAGTTGTMYVNGQVVATNTAMTVHPSAFGQSTRNYIGKSQYSDPALNGSVDDFNIYDRALSATEVAALAAGQAGAGNVAYYKFDEASGATVVDSSAHAQNAGIVNGAATTSTTATDTATADHFWKLTAADTRTMQSITFPTVGALTVGQPDVALTATATSGLAVTYTATGSCTVVDGSAHAVAPGACAITASQGGNDTYQPAPDAVQNITVAPGAITAGTPDISGDPVVGVTLTADPGTWAPSDVSLSYQWLSSGAAVSGATGSTYTPTTSDIGNQVSVQVTATKDGYTTASATSAPTSMVQGVVIAGTPTVTGSAVVGSTLTADPGTWSPSDAILTYQWLSNGSPIVGAGGNTYTPTSSDAGQHISVTVTGNKSGYIGASATSTATGNVTNPASAATVTLTSAVAPSAAGWYTQNVTVTLSAPQVGQKVQFSLNDGVWTNYSKPLALSANGATTLDTRVLDSKGNLVGGSTTETVVKIDKTKPVVALTRTPDVSTGTPRNPLSFLFTATDTYSGVQSIQYQINGGDWVTAGSDPLVLDQVGTYTIAYRATDAAGNVTAVKTVSATINADVITSVKASASTVKAGSPVTFTVAGYDRYDNVQITYGTNTTSVMTDVKGGAKVTVVIPADSPTGAMSVTATGSDGVTTAGTKITIK; encoded by the coding sequence ATGACCCGTGCTTTACTGAAATCGAATGGTCGGGCCCGCACAGCGGCCGCCCTGGTCGCCTGCACCGTCGTCGCGTTCGGAGCGACCGTCCTGGCCCCGAACGCATTCGCCGATCCGGCACCCGTGTCGGCCTCCAACACCATCGTGGTGCACGCCGACTCGGCCTTCCGCCCGGTCACGCACGTGGCCTCCGGCAGCCTCTACGGCCTGGCCGACGCCACCACCCCGGCGGACAGTCTGGTCCAGGCGATCAAGCCCAGCGAGTTCGTGATGAAGCCTATCGGTGGCACCCAGCAGGCCACCGGCGACATCGGGGTGACGTGGCAGAAGGCTGCCGCCGCCGGCGCCAAGGTCGTCGACCGGCTGTCGGACTACTACCCCGGCTGGCCGTACCAGTTCAGCTGGTCCAACTGGGACTCGGTGGTGACCAACGAGATCGCCAAGGTCAAGGCCACCGGAATGACCAACCTCGCCGCCTGGGCACCGTGGAACGAACCCGATGGCACCTGGTTGTCGTCCAACGGCACCTTCGAGGACTTCTGGGTGCACACCTACCGGCTGATCCGCAGCCTGGATCCCACGACACCGATTCAGGGGCCCAGCTTCTCGGACAACATCAACGACATGGAGAACTTCCTCACGGTCGCCAAGGCGACCAACACCATGCCGGACATCCTGGCCTGGCACGAATTGATCCGGTCGTCGAAGATCGCCGGAGATGTCGCCACCGTCGAAGCTCTCGAGGACAAGCTCGGCATCGCCCGTCTTCCCATCGACATCGAGGAGTACGCGACCACCGCCGAGGTGGGTATCCCCGGCTCGCTGGTGGGCTACATCGCCAAGTTCGAACGTTTGGGTATCCGGAACGCGGAACTGCCGTTCTGGAACAGGTCCGGCCAACTCGGCGATCTGCTCACCGGTGACGGCGCGACGCCGAACGGTGCCTACTGGATGTACAAGTGGTACGCCGACATGAGCGGCAACATGGTGACCACCACCCCACCCGGCAACAACAACTTCGATGCTGCCGCCTCGCTGACCGCCGATGCCAAGGAACTGGACGTCATCACTGGCGGTACCACCGGCCCGGCCGCGGTGAACATCACCGGCCTGAACGCCACGGCCCTGGGCTCCAGTGTCGACGTCAAGCTCGAGGTCAGCCCGACCTACGGACGCACCACCGGCGTCAACGGCCCGATCACCGTCTCCGAGACCACCTATCAGGTCGGTGCCGACGGTTCCATCACCGTTCCGATCGTGATGAACCCGGCCTACGGGTACCACGTCGTCGTCACCCCGGCCAAGGCCTCGACCCCCACGCTGACCGGTGGCTACACGTTCACGAACGTGAACTCCGGCCTGGCCATGGATCTCGGGTCCCCGGCCGCCCCGGTCGACCAGACCGCTCTCGACAGCACCAAGGCCACCCAGGTGTGGAAGCTGGTCGACGCCGGCGCCGGGCTGTACAAGATCGTCAACAACAGCACCGGCCAGTACCTGACCGTGCAGAACGGCGCCTCCGGAAACGGCGCCCCGGCCGCGACCTCTGCCGACGACGGGTCCAACAACTACCTGTGGCAGGCCGTTCCCGACGGGAAGGGCAACTACCGCCTCACCAACTTCGGCTCCGGATACGTCCTGGCCGTGACCGGGATGAGCAAGGCGGGCGGCGCCCAGGTGGTCCAGTGGACGGACGGCTCCTCCACCTCGGCCTGCACCGCGGCCGGAGCGCGGGCGGCCGGCAAGATCGGAAGCGGATCGCTCAACTTCTGCAACACCAGTGCCTACGTGAGCCTGCCGACCGGTGTGGTGAGCTCGTTGACCGGCGACTACACCGTGTCGACCTGGGTGAACCCGGCCAGCAACACCAGCTGGCAGCGGGTGTTCGACATCGGCTCCAGCAGCAACGCCAGCATGTTCCTGACCATCAGCGACGGCACCGAGCTGCGCTACGCCATCACGACCAGCGGCGGCGGGGGCGAGCAGCGACTCAACAGCAGCACCAAGCTGCTACCGCTCAACCAGTGGTCCCTGGTGACGATCACCGTGGCCGGAACCACCGGCACCATGTACGTCAACGGACAGGTCGTGGCCACCAACACCGCCATGACGGTGCACCCGTCGGCCTTCGGTCAGAGCACCCGCAACTACATCGGCAAGTCGCAGTACAGCGATCCCGCGCTGAACGGCTCCGTGGATGACTTCAACATCTACGACCGAGCCCTGTCCGCCACCGAGGTCGCGGCCCTGGCCGCCGGACAGGCCGGCGCCGGCAACGTTGCCTACTACAAGTTCGACGAAGCATCAGGGGCCACCGTCGTCGACTCCTCGGCCCACGCGCAGAACGCCGGCATCGTCAACGGCGCTGCGACCACCTCCACCACGGCCACCGATACGGCGACGGCGGATCACTTCTGGAAGCTGACGGCTGCGGATACCCGCACGATGCAGAGCATCACTTTCCCGACGGTCGGGGCCCTCACCGTGGGGCAGCCGGACGTCGCGCTGACCGCCACCGCAACCTCCGGGTTGGCGGTCACCTACACGGCGACCGGATCCTGCACCGTCGTCGACGGCTCGGCCCACGCGGTCGCCCCTGGCGCCTGCGCCATCACGGCATCGCAGGGCGGCAACGACACCTACCAGCCGGCACCGGATGCCGTCCAGAACATCACCGTTGCTCCCGGCGCCATCACGGCGGGGACGCCGGACATCTCCGGTGACCCGGTGGTGGGCGTCACCCTCACCGCGGATCCCGGAACCTGGGCTCCGTCGGATGTGTCGCTGTCCTATCAGTGGTTGTCGAGCGGCGCTGCCGTCTCCGGCGCCACCGGGTCGACCTACACCCCGACCACTTCCGACATCGGCAACCAGGTCTCGGTTCAGGTGACGGCGACTAAGGACGGCTACACCACCGCCTCCGCCACCTCGGCCCCGACCAGCATGGTCCAGGGGGTGGTGATCGCCGGTACCCCGACCGTCACCGGTTCCGCCGTCGTGGGGAGCACCCTGACCGCCGACCCGGGCACCTGGTCCCCGTCGGACGCGATCCTGACCTACCAGTGGCTGTCCAACGGGTCGCCGATCGTCGGCGCCGGCGGGAACACCTACACGCCGACCTCATCTGATGCCGGCCAGCACATCTCGGTCACCGTCACCGGCAACAAGTCCGGGTACATCGGAGCCTCGGCCACGTCAACGGCCACCGGCAACGTGACCAACCCGGCGTCAGCGGCCACGGTCACCCTGACGTCGGCCGTCGCCCCCTCGGCGGCCGGTTGGTACACCCAGAACGTAACGGTCACCCTCTCCGCCCCCCAGGTCGGCCAGAAGGTGCAGTTCAGCCTCAATGACGGCGTCTGGACCAACTACTCCAAGCCGTTGGCCCTCAGCGCCAACGGGGCGACCACGCTGGACACCCGGGTGCTGGACAGCAAGGGCAACCTGGTCGGCGGATCCACCACCGAGACGGTGGTCAAGATCGACAAGACCAAGCCCGTTGTGGCCCTCACCCGCACCCCGGACGTGAGCACGGGAACGCCTCGCAATCCACTGTCGTTCCTGTTCACCGCGACCGACACCTACTCAGGTGTCCAGAGCATCCAGTACCAGATCAACGGTGGTGACTGGGTCACGGCGGGCAGCGATCCGCTCGTCCTGGATCAGGTGGGCACGTACACCATCGCCTACCGGGCCACCGATGCGGCCGGCAACGTCACTGCGGTCAAGACGGTCTCCGCGACGATCAATGCCGACGTGATCACCTCGGTCAAGGCCAGCGCCTCGACGGTCAAGGCCGGTTCGCCGGTCACGTTCACGGTGGCCGGTTACGACCGTTACGACAACGTGCAGATCACCTACGGCACGAACACCACCTCGGTGATGACCGATGTCAAGGGCGGCGCCAAGGTCACCGTCGTCATTCCGGCCGACTCGCCGACCGGGGCCATGAGCGTCACCGCTACCGGGTCCGACGGGGTCACCACCGCCGGGACCAAGATCACCATCAAGTAG